From a region of the Vicinamibacteria bacterium genome:
- a CDS encoding GAF domain-containing protein: MKRLVPALKQAALLLRPHRDSILEAWILSIVQVASVPEAEVRPYCTRTLDALLRRLPGGELEALLEDEAQAAAEGARTGSSFLPLAPSVRLLTRGCLPFLLAALSEGPDLAEALLALGELANLRLEILLAAQEEESGRRLIEAQEQAALAGQTAREVSRANEALRRSEAQSRHRAEQIALLASVARRIAPVQEPERLMQEAAEAIQARLNHTYVAVVVLDEEGVLVGRWAGRPGVGRHRGGRAQGPPGGVIGRALRLRAPQVVADVARDPDYHADVPGTASEMVIPLLDGHAVVGAIDFQSQQPAGFDLDDVAAGEALAEFLVVAMRNARLLQEARRRQAPE, encoded by the coding sequence GTGAAGCGCCTGGTGCCGGCCTTGAAGCAAGCGGCCTTGCTGCTGCGGCCGCACCGGGACTCCATCCTGGAAGCATGGATCCTCAGCATCGTGCAGGTTGCCTCCGTGCCGGAGGCGGAGGTCCGCCCCTACTGTACGCGCACCCTCGACGCCCTTCTCCGGCGCCTCCCCGGCGGCGAGCTCGAGGCCCTTCTCGAGGACGAGGCGCAGGCCGCGGCCGAAGGGGCGCGCACGGGATCGAGCTTCCTCCCCCTCGCCCCCTCCGTCCGGCTCCTCACCCGGGGCTGCCTGCCGTTCCTGCTCGCCGCCCTGTCCGAGGGCCCGGACCTGGCCGAAGCCCTCCTCGCCCTGGGGGAACTGGCGAACCTGCGCCTGGAGATCCTCCTCGCCGCTCAGGAGGAGGAGTCTGGCCGGCGGCTGATCGAGGCCCAGGAGCAGGCCGCCCTCGCCGGTCAGACCGCCCGCGAGGTCTCCCGGGCCAACGAAGCCCTTCGGCGGTCGGAGGCTCAGAGCCGCCACCGGGCGGAACAGATTGCCCTTCTCGCTTCCGTGGCCCGCAGGATCGCGCCCGTGCAGGAGCCGGAGCGGCTGATGCAGGAGGCCGCGGAGGCCATCCAGGCCCGCTTGAACCACACTTACGTAGCGGTGGTGGTGCTGGACGAGGAGGGGGTGCTGGTCGGCCGATGGGCGGGGAGGCCGGGGGTGGGGCGGCACCGCGGCGGCCGGGCCCAGGGCCCGCCCGGCGGCGTCATCGGCCGGGCTCTCCGCCTGCGGGCGCCGCAGGTGGTGGCGGATGTGGCGCGCGACCCCGACTACCATGCGGACGTGCCGGGGACGGCCTCCGAGATGGTCATCCCCCTGCTCGACGGGCACGCCGTGGTGGGCGCGATCGATTTTCAGAGCCAGCAGCCGGCGGGGTTCGATCTCGACGACGTGGCGGCGGGGGAGGCCTTGGCCGAATTCCTGGTCGTGGCCATGCGCAACGCGCGCCTGCTCCAAGAAGCGCGACGGCGCCAAGCCCCGGAGTGA
- a CDS encoding ubiquinone/menaquinone biosynthesis methyltransferase, with amino-acid sequence MRETNAVFPVVDSPPPAPTPGSPDKAAVRSMFDRIAPRYDLLNHLLSAGVDTRWRKRAVELLGLSGPARILDLCTGTADLLIEALGRDPGHFGVGADLSGEMLVRAAGKLERRGLNSRSGLVGGDGERLPLAARSFDGALVSFGIRNMGDPPAALRELRRILRPGGRLVVLEFSTPGGALGALYRVYFHWILPSIGGWVSGDRSAYSYLPASVARFPGPREFAALLEGTGFRSVVVRPLSGGIAHLYRGEV; translated from the coding sequence TTGAGGGAGACAAACGCGGTCTTTCCCGTCGTGGACTCGCCCCCTCCCGCCCCCACCCCGGGCTCGCCGGACAAGGCGGCGGTGCGGTCGATGTTTGACCGCATCGCCCCCCGCTACGACCTCCTGAACCATCTGCTCTCGGCGGGGGTCGACACCCGTTGGCGGAAGCGGGCGGTGGAGCTCCTCGGACTCTCCGGCCCGGCGCGCATCCTGGACCTCTGCACCGGGACCGCGGACCTCCTGATCGAGGCCCTGGGCCGGGATCCCGGGCACTTCGGGGTGGGAGCCGATCTCTCGGGAGAAATGCTGGTCCGAGCGGCGGGCAAGCTCGAGCGCCGGGGGCTGAACTCGCGCTCCGGCCTCGTGGGGGGGGACGGGGAACGGCTCCCCCTCGCGGCCCGCAGTTTCGACGGAGCGCTCGTGTCTTTCGGCATCCGCAACATGGGGGACCCGCCCGCCGCCCTGCGCGAGCTGCGACGGATCCTGCGCCCGGGGGGGCGACTGGTGGTCCTTGAGTTCTCCACTCCGGGGGGCGCCCTGGGCGCACTCTACCGCGTCTACTTCCACTGGATCCTCCCCAGCATCGGCGGCTGGGTGAGCGGTGACCGCAGCGCCTACTCCTACCTTCCCGCCTCCGTCGCCCGGTTTCCGGGCCCGCGGGAGTTCGCGGCACTCCTGGAAGGAACGGGGTTCCGGTCGGTCGTGGTGCGGCCCCTCTCCGGAGGTATCGCCCACCTCTACCGAGGCGAGGTGTGA
- a CDS encoding UbiA-like polyprenyltransferase → MDLLTRVSSYGRMIRFSHSVFALPFALTSAALAVRGELRTSQVVWIVVAMVGARSAAMGFNRLADHALDEQNPRTASRELPRGALSRREVWIFVVLSAGVLVLAAGMLNPLCLALSPVALLVVFGYSYTKRFTALSHLFLGLALGVAPVGAWLAIRGRFEPVPILLALAVVAWVGGFDIIYACLDMEFDRRAGLYSLPARLGVPVALGLARVLHVVAVVLLAWLYWLTPLHPLYLGGVMVVAVLLAYEHSLVRAEDLSRVMQAFNLNGWVSLGYFAATVAARWLA, encoded by the coding sequence ATGGACCTCCTCACCCGGGTCAGCTCCTACGGGCGGATGATCCGCTTCTCTCACTCCGTCTTTGCCCTGCCCTTTGCCCTCACCTCCGCCGCTCTGGCCGTGCGTGGGGAACTCCGCACGAGCCAGGTCGTGTGGATCGTGGTGGCCATGGTGGGGGCGCGCAGCGCGGCCATGGGCTTTAACCGACTGGCCGACCACGCCCTCGACGAGCAGAATCCGCGGACGGCCAGTCGCGAGCTGCCCCGGGGCGCCCTCTCCCGGCGGGAGGTCTGGATCTTCGTGGTCCTCTCCGCGGGCGTTCTCGTCCTGGCGGCGGGAATGCTGAACCCCCTCTGCCTGGCGCTCTCGCCCGTCGCCCTCCTCGTCGTTTTCGGCTATTCGTACACCAAGCGGTTCACCGCCCTCTCACACCTGTTCTTGGGTCTGGCTCTCGGGGTGGCCCCGGTGGGGGCCTGGCTGGCCATACGGGGTCGCTTCGAGCCGGTACCCATTCTCCTCGCCCTGGCCGTCGTCGCCTGGGTAGGCGGCTTCGACATCATCTACGCCTGCCTGGACATGGAGTTCGACCGCCGGGCGGGGTTGTACTCGCTTCCCGCTCGCCTGGGCGTACCCGTCGCGCTGGGGCTGGCGCGCGTCCTCCACGTGGTCGCCGTGGTCCTCCTGGCGTGGCTCTACTGGCTGACCCCCCTGCACCCGCTCTATCTGGGGGGGGTGATGGTGGTGGCCGTCCTCCTCGCCTACGAGCACTCCCTGGTGCGCGCGGAGGACCTGAGCCGGGTCATGCAGGCCTTCAACTTGAACGGCTGGGTGAGCCTGGGCTACTTTGCCGCGACCGTAGCCGCACGATGGCTCGCCTGA
- a CDS encoding amidohydrolase family protein — MQILTASWVAPMVTPPLRQGRVAVEAGRVAWVGRPGDPGEPEGRLRDLGAGVILPGLVNAHCHLELSHLRGQIDGSAGFVPWVKALVDARAAEREEVVLLRAAEAIRELSQTGTVAVGDISNQLRHLDLLASSGLAAVVFYELLAWDPARAGSTLEGARARVAGLRTGPDVQVRLAAHAPYSTSAPLLEGLARGGGPAALHLAESAAESRFLAKGDGPWPAFLSARGLGHVAFTPPGLSPVRYVDGLGVLHPGLVAAHCVHVDDGDRALLARRGVHVAICPRSNQNLGVGLAPVPELWKAGVRLCLGTDSLASAPNLDLREDMATLRRQFPELPAAVIVGMATQGGADALGLKDLGTIAPGKRAALVHARAASDPEDPLEFLVSAGVRLERVQP, encoded by the coding sequence ATGCAGATCCTGACCGCGTCCTGGGTGGCGCCGATGGTGACGCCACCCCTCCGTCAGGGGCGGGTGGCCGTGGAGGCGGGGCGCGTGGCCTGGGTGGGACGCCCAGGCGACCCCGGAGAGCCCGAGGGCCGGCTCCGGGACCTGGGAGCGGGCGTGATCCTGCCCGGACTTGTGAACGCGCACTGCCATCTGGAGCTGTCTCACCTGCGGGGCCAGATCGATGGCTCGGCCGGCTTCGTTCCCTGGGTGAAGGCCCTGGTGGACGCCCGCGCCGCCGAGCGCGAGGAGGTTGTCCTCCTCCGGGCCGCGGAGGCGATCCGCGAACTCTCCCAAACGGGCACGGTGGCGGTGGGCGACATCTCGAACCAGCTCCGCCACCTGGACCTTCTCGCCTCCTCCGGCCTGGCGGCCGTCGTCTTCTACGAGCTTCTGGCCTGGGATCCAGCCCGCGCCGGTTCCACCCTGGAGGGAGCCCGGGCGCGGGTCGCGGGCCTGCGGACGGGGCCCGACGTGCAGGTCCGTCTCGCCGCCCACGCCCCCTACTCGACCTCCGCCCCCCTCCTCGAGGGACTGGCCCGGGGGGGCGGCCCGGCCGCTCTCCACCTGGCGGAGTCCGCGGCGGAGAGCCGCTTTCTTGCCAAGGGGGACGGTCCCTGGCCCGCGTTCCTGTCCGCGCGCGGCCTCGGCCACGTAGCCTTCACGCCGCCCGGACTAAGCCCGGTGCGCTACGTGGACGGCCTGGGCGTCCTGCATCCCGGGCTGGTGGCGGCCCACTGCGTCCATGTGGACGATGGGGACCGGGCCCTCTTGGCGCGCCGGGGGGTGCATGTGGCGATCTGCCCGCGCAGCAACCAGAACCTCGGCGTCGGTTTGGCCCCCGTGCCCGAACTGTGGAAGGCCGGGGTCCGTCTTTGCCTCGGCACGGACAGCTTGGCCAGCGCGCCGAATCTGGACCTCAGGGAGGACATGGCCACACTCCGCCGGCAGTTTCCGGAGCTGCCCGCGGCGGTGATCGTGGGCATGGCCACCCAGGGCGGCGCGGACGCCCTGGGCCTCAAGGACTTGGGGACGATCGCGCCCGGCAAACGTGCGGCCCTCGTCCATGCCCGCGCCGCGTCCGACCCGGAGGATCCCCTCGAGTTCCTGGTTTCGGCCGGAGTGCGGCTGGAGAGGGTGCAGCCCTGA
- a CDS encoding glycoside hydrolase family 3 N-terminal domain-containing protein produces MASLALALVLLPGARVGGGEGGGPDPVEARVEGLLRQMTLEEKLGQLQQLDGAGDGRIKPEQLALAAKGLLGSTLNVRGAANVNEIQRAAVEHSRLKIPVLAGYDVIHGYRTVFPIPLGEAASFDPALAETTARIAAAEATAVGLKWTFAPMVDIARDPRWGRIAEGAGEDPYLGSAFARARVRGFQGEGGGDPQRVIACAKHWVGYGAAEAGREYNTTDLSERALREVYFPPFRAALEAGVGTFMSAFNDLDGLPATANPFTLTGVLRGEWHFDGFVVSDYTAVPELIKHGVARDEAEAARKALTAGVDMEMVSRLYATQLPALVRGGVVPMATLDEAVRRILRIKMRAGLFERPFAEEGREAAVLLNPAHREAARTAAARSIVLLRNEGGVLPLRKDLRSIALIGPLADDGREPLGSWSGDGRKEDTVTVLAGVRAKLGPEARVAYAKGCDVEGGSPAELAEAVARAQEAEAIVLVVGEAAAMSGEAGSRSSIDLPGPQLPLVQEVLKAGKPTVVVLMNGRPLTISWLAENAAAILETWQGGTEAGDAIADVLFGDTNPGGKLPVTFPRSVGQIPLYYNHKNTGRPAGPQRWSSKYLDIPVTPLYPFGFGLSYTRFAIHNLHLSAASIPPTGEVTVSVEVENVGPRAGDEVVQLYVAHEAASVTRPVKQLRGFQRLTLAPGETRPVRFRLGPADLGLLDGHFRFVVEPGEIRVAVGASSEGGLEGRFQVVPDPPRPR; encoded by the coding sequence GTGGCGAGCCTGGCGCTGGCGCTCGTCCTCCTGCCCGGGGCCCGAGTCGGCGGCGGGGAAGGGGGAGGGCCCGATCCCGTGGAGGCCCGCGTCGAGGGCCTCCTCCGCCAGATGACGCTGGAGGAGAAGCTGGGCCAACTCCAGCAACTCGACGGGGCGGGGGACGGCCGCATCAAGCCCGAGCAGCTGGCGCTCGCCGCCAAGGGGCTTCTGGGATCGACCCTGAACGTGCGGGGGGCCGCGAACGTGAACGAGATCCAGCGCGCGGCGGTCGAGCACTCGCGGCTGAAGATCCCGGTCCTGGCCGGTTACGACGTGATCCACGGCTATCGGACCGTCTTTCCCATCCCCCTCGGGGAAGCGGCGAGCTTCGACCCCGCCCTCGCGGAGACGACGGCCCGGATTGCGGCCGCCGAGGCCACCGCGGTCGGCTTGAAATGGACGTTCGCACCCATGGTGGACATCGCGCGGGATCCGCGCTGGGGCCGGATCGCGGAGGGCGCGGGGGAGGACCCCTACCTGGGGAGCGCGTTCGCGCGCGCGCGGGTGCGCGGCTTCCAGGGCGAGGGGGGCGGGGATCCCCAGCGGGTGATCGCGTGCGCTAAGCACTGGGTGGGCTACGGCGCGGCGGAGGCCGGCCGCGAGTACAACACCACCGACCTCTCGGAGCGGGCTCTGCGCGAGGTCTACTTTCCGCCCTTTCGGGCCGCCCTGGAGGCGGGGGTGGGCACCTTCATGAGCGCGTTCAACGACCTCGACGGCCTGCCCGCGACGGCCAATCCCTTCACCCTCACCGGCGTCCTGCGCGGGGAGTGGCACTTCGACGGCTTCGTGGTCAGCGATTACACGGCGGTGCCGGAGTTGATCAAGCACGGGGTGGCGAGGGACGAGGCCGAGGCCGCGCGGAAGGCGCTCACCGCCGGAGTGGACATGGAGATGGTGAGCCGGCTCTACGCCACTCAGCTGCCCGCGCTCGTCCGCGGGGGCGTGGTGCCGATGGCCACCCTCGACGAGGCGGTGCGGCGCATCCTGCGGATCAAGATGCGGGCGGGGCTGTTTGAGCGGCCCTTTGCCGAGGAGGGCCGGGAAGCGGCGGTCCTGTTGAACCCCGCGCACCGGGAGGCCGCGCGCACCGCCGCCGCGCGCTCGATCGTGCTCCTTCGCAACGAAGGGGGTGTCCTTCCCCTTCGGAAGGACCTGCGGTCGATCGCCCTCATCGGCCCCCTGGCCGACGATGGCCGAGAGCCGCTCGGCTCCTGGTCCGGGGACGGGCGCAAAGAGGACACGGTCACGGTACTGGCGGGGGTGAGGGCGAAGCTGGGGCCGGAGGCGCGGGTCGCCTACGCGAAGGGCTGCGATGTCGAGGGCGGGTCCCCGGCCGAGCTGGCGGAGGCCGTGGCCCGGGCGCAGGAGGCGGAGGCGATCGTCCTCGTGGTCGGGGAGGCGGCGGCCATGAGCGGGGAGGCGGGGTCCCGCAGCTCGATCGACCTGCCCGGCCCCCAGCTCCCCCTGGTGCAGGAGGTGCTGAAGGCGGGCAAGCCCACGGTGGTCGTCCTGATGAATGGCCGGCCGCTCACCATTTCTTGGCTCGCGGAGAACGCGGCCGCCATTCTCGAGACCTGGCAGGGCGGAACCGAGGCCGGTGACGCGATCGCGGACGTGCTCTTCGGCGACACAAACCCCGGGGGCAAGCTGCCGGTGACGTTCCCGAGGTCGGTGGGCCAGATCCCCCTCTACTACAACCACAAGAACACGGGCCGACCGGCGGGTCCGCAGAGGTGGTCTTCCAAGTATCTAGACATACCCGTGACCCCCCTCTACCCGTTCGGGTTCGGGCTCAGCTACACGCGCTTCGCCATCCACAACCTGCACCTGAGCGCGGCCTCCATTCCCCCCACGGGAGAGGTGACGGTCAGCGTGGAAGTGGAGAACGTGGGCCCCCGCGCGGGCGACGAAGTGGTCCAGCTCTACGTGGCCCACGAGGCGGCCAGCGTGACGCGGCCGGTGAAGCAGCTCCGCGGCTTTCAGCGCTTGACCCTGGCCCCAGGCGAGACGCGGCCAGTTCGCTTCCGGCTGGGCCCCGCGGATCTCGGGCTGCTGGACGGCCACTTCCGCTTCGTGGTCGAGCCGGGCGAGATCCGGGTGGCGGTGGGGGCGAGCTCGGAGGGGGGTCTGGAGGGCCGGTTCCAGGTGGTCCCGGACCCACCCCGGCCGCGGTGA
- a CDS encoding glucoamylase family protein encodes MIRRLSIALLSGPALGLLIGAGSALGVGEAPAPSFPPFFDELEARTFRYFWDLADPGNGLVPDRYPSPSPSSIAAMGFALTAYPIGVERGYVKRGEAASRVKATLRFLEEAPQGPGPTGQTGYRGFFYHFLEQQAGERAGPGVELSTIDSSLLLAGILFCQSYFEGGGEEAEIRDLAERIYTRVDWSWAAPRPPLLARAWKPETGFYPDDWRGYDESMILYLLALGSPTHPLSEAAWSEFTRTYRWQEYYRRPHVNFAPLFGHQYSHVWVDFRGIRDAYMSDRGIDYFENSRRATLAQRDYALENPGGWRGYGPHVWGLTACDGPQAEAMREGRPRAFKSYWARGAAAGDVRDDGTIAPAAALGSLPFAPEAVIPTILEIHQLYGSKLYGTYGFFDAFNPSVPDGTVVKQGRVVQGAGWFDTDYVGIDQGAILSMIENARSALVWRVMKKNPHLRRGLIRAGFRGGWLG; translated from the coding sequence ATGATCCGGCGCTTGTCGATCGCGCTCTTGAGCGGGCCCGCCCTGGGGCTGCTGATCGGGGCGGGTTCCGCGCTGGGCGTCGGGGAGGCCCCCGCCCCCTCCTTTCCTCCCTTCTTCGACGAGCTCGAGGCGAGGACATTCCGATACTTTTGGGACCTCGCGGACCCCGGCAACGGCCTCGTTCCCGACCGCTACCCCTCCCCCTCGCCCTCCAGCATCGCCGCCATGGGCTTCGCCCTCACCGCCTACCCGATTGGCGTCGAGCGCGGGTATGTGAAACGGGGAGAGGCGGCTTCGCGTGTCAAGGCCACGCTCCGGTTCTTGGAGGAAGCGCCGCAAGGTCCCGGCCCCACGGGCCAGACCGGCTACCGCGGGTTCTTCTATCACTTCCTAGAGCAGCAGGCGGGGGAGCGGGCCGGTCCCGGCGTCGAACTGTCGACGATCGACTCCTCACTGCTCCTGGCCGGAATCCTCTTCTGCCAGTCCTATTTCGAGGGAGGGGGAGAGGAGGCAGAGATCCGGGATCTGGCCGAGCGGATCTACACCCGCGTCGACTGGTCCTGGGCAGCCCCGCGCCCGCCCCTTCTCGCGCGGGCCTGGAAGCCGGAGACGGGCTTCTACCCCGACGATTGGCGCGGGTACGACGAATCGATGATCCTCTACCTTTTGGCCCTCGGCTCGCCCACCCATCCCTTGTCGGAAGCCGCCTGGTCGGAGTTCACCCGAACCTACCGCTGGCAGGAGTACTACCGCCGGCCCCACGTCAACTTTGCCCCCCTCTTCGGCCACCAGTACTCGCACGTCTGGGTCGACTTCCGGGGCATCCGCGACGCCTACATGAGCGACCGGGGCATCGACTACTTCGAGAACTCGCGGCGGGCCACCCTGGCCCAGCGTGACTACGCCCTCGAAAACCCGGGGGGATGGCGGGGTTACGGCCCCCACGTCTGGGGTCTCACCGCGTGTGACGGCCCCCAGGCGGAGGCGATGCGGGAGGGACGACCGCGGGCGTTCAAGTCCTATTGGGCCCGGGGGGCGGCCGCGGGCGACGTCCGCGACGACGGCACAATCGCGCCCGCCGCCGCCCTGGGGTCGCTGCCCTTCGCTCCCGAGGCGGTCATCCCGACGATCCTCGAGATACACCAGCTCTACGGGTCAAAGCTGTACGGGACGTACGGCTTCTTCGACGCCTTCAACCCGTCGGTTCCCGACGGCACCGTGGTCAAGCAGGGACGGGTGGTACAAGGGGCGGGGTGGTTCGACACCGACTACGTCGGCATCGACCAGGGGGCGATCCTTTCTATGATAGAAAACGCGCGTAGTGCGCTCGTCTGGCGCGTGATGAAGAAAAATCCCCACCTGCGGCGGGGCCTCATTCGCGCCGGTTTCCGCGGCGGTTGGCTGGGCTGA
- a CDS encoding TonB-dependent receptor produces MMARHVALRTLASLALFLVGATSSLAQSTSAQIHGTIKDETGPLPGANIVAHETQSGFTNETVSGPDGSFTLAALRPGNYEITISVPQYKPAARAVQVLVGQDLELSFRLTAELAYVENVTVVGDLLLDTRTSQIATNVTPEQVEALPQNNRNFLNFAALAPGVRVESENSVKKQFSGGALSANQTNVFIDGVSYKNDTLEGGVVGQDSSRGNPFPQNAVQEFRVLTQNFKAEYEKASSAIITAVTKSGGNTWSGDAFLLYQDKHLVANDYFAEKRGDPKPTYERFQSGASLGGPIVKDKMQFFASWEYNLQNRDNRVFLGSNPAPDRLGLGSFEGFFPSPFRSNLGFAKVSYQPRAGDLVDLTYNIRHETDVRDFGNQDSFQTANNIQNDVNSLLLRYQTTRSDWANEASFTFQRSKWNPVPTNPDLIGRDYQGTLRVGGRDTTQVFQQDRWSLRDDYSRFAKWQGNHSVKVGTVLSRLNYDVSKQLNGNPIFHFRSDISFDFPFEAQYGLGNPNLNAGNWELGFFAQDDWSPTARLTINAGLRWDYESDMLDNNYVTPANVKAAVSSFVPPQYFTDGTQRPAYYGAVQPRIGFSYDLSGKGQTTLFAGYGRYFDRVLYNYTLDERYRLQYAIRTFRFSADGSIRDGQPTLVWQPQYLSKAGLDGIIATGQAPNPEVYLIDNNTTPPVSDQFTVGLRHTFGPVLASASYAGARSTHGFTYIFGNRRPDGECCFAVPGFSNILLSSDTKKAWYDALFVTLEKPFTSASKWGMTLTYTLGRADEIGGDNFSLDYPSVSAYPRHPTQTDERNRIVATGIYQLPQGFRASAFIVLSSGVGFTLIDDTQGFGINQRKILLYAGRPNETFAFQSIDLRLDKDFKISGKSHVELSAQVFNLFNHDNFTGYDGFEPPLPNVNANFGTPNTEDPKRRFQFGLSFRF; encoded by the coding sequence ATGATGGCAAGACACGTCGCGCTACGAACCCTCGCCTCCCTCGCGCTCTTTTTAGTGGGGGCAACCTCGAGCTTGGCCCAGTCGACTTCGGCCCAGATCCACGGAACCATCAAGGATGAGACGGGGCCCCTCCCCGGGGCGAACATCGTGGCCCACGAGACGCAGAGCGGCTTCACGAACGAGACGGTGTCCGGCCCGGACGGGTCGTTCACTTTGGCTGCCCTGCGGCCCGGCAACTACGAGATCACCATCAGCGTGCCTCAGTACAAGCCGGCCGCGCGGGCCGTCCAGGTCCTCGTGGGCCAGGATCTGGAACTGAGCTTCCGCCTCACCGCTGAGCTTGCGTACGTGGAGAACGTCACCGTAGTGGGTGACCTCTTGCTGGACACGCGGACATCCCAGATCGCCACCAACGTCACGCCGGAGCAGGTAGAGGCCCTTCCCCAGAACAACCGCAACTTCTTGAACTTCGCCGCCCTCGCTCCCGGGGTGCGGGTGGAGTCCGAAAACTCCGTCAAGAAGCAGTTCTCGGGAGGTGCCCTCTCCGCCAATCAGACCAACGTCTTCATCGACGGGGTGAGCTACAAGAACGACACCCTGGAGGGCGGGGTCGTGGGGCAGGACTCCAGCCGGGGCAATCCCTTCCCCCAGAACGCGGTTCAGGAGTTCCGCGTCCTCACCCAGAACTTCAAGGCCGAGTACGAGAAGGCGTCCAGCGCCATCATCACCGCGGTCACCAAGAGCGGGGGAAACACATGGTCCGGGGACGCCTTCCTGCTCTACCAGGACAAGCACCTGGTGGCGAATGATTATTTCGCGGAGAAGCGCGGCGACCCCAAACCGACATACGAGCGCTTCCAGAGCGGGGCCAGCCTGGGCGGGCCCATCGTGAAGGACAAGATGCAGTTCTTCGCCTCCTGGGAGTACAACCTCCAAAACCGCGACAACCGCGTCTTCCTGGGCAGCAACCCGGCGCCGGATCGACTGGGGCTGGGCTCGTTTGAAGGGTTCTTCCCGAGCCCCTTCCGTTCCAACCTCGGCTTCGCGAAGGTCTCCTACCAGCCCCGGGCGGGCGACCTCGTGGACCTCACATACAACATCCGTCACGAGACAGACGTCCGGGACTTCGGCAACCAGGACAGCTTCCAGACCGCGAACAACATCCAGAACGACGTGAACTCCCTTCTCCTTCGCTACCAGACGACGCGGTCCGACTGGGCGAACGAGGCGAGCTTCACCTTTCAGCGCTCGAAATGGAACCCCGTGCCCACCAACCCAGACCTCATCGGCCGGGACTACCAGGGCACGCTCAGGGTGGGAGGCCGGGACACGACCCAGGTTTTCCAGCAGGACCGCTGGTCTTTGCGCGATGACTACAGCCGGTTCGCCAAGTGGCAGGGAAACCACAGCGTCAAGGTGGGCACCGTCCTCAGCCGGCTCAACTACGACGTGTCGAAACAGCTGAACGGAAACCCGATCTTCCACTTCCGATCGGACATCAGCTTCGATTTCCCCTTCGAGGCGCAGTACGGCTTGGGTAACCCGAACCTAAACGCCGGGAACTGGGAGCTCGGGTTCTTCGCCCAGGATGACTGGAGCCCGACCGCGAGGCTCACCATCAACGCCGGCCTTCGGTGGGACTACGAGTCGGACATGCTCGACAACAACTACGTGACACCCGCGAACGTGAAGGCGGCGGTCTCGAGCTTCGTGCCGCCCCAGTACTTCACCGACGGCACCCAGCGCCCAGCGTACTACGGCGCGGTCCAGCCCCGAATCGGGTTCTCCTATGACTTGAGCGGCAAGGGACAGACCACCCTCTTTGCGGGCTACGGTCGCTACTTCGACCGCGTCCTCTACAACTACACCCTCGATGAGCGCTACCGACTTCAATACGCGATCCGGACCTTCCGCTTCTCCGCCGATGGCAGCATCCGGGACGGCCAGCCCACCCTGGTCTGGCAGCCCCAGTACCTGAGCAAGGCGGGTCTCGACGGCATCATCGCGACCGGCCAGGCCCCCAACCCCGAGGTCTACCTCATCGACAACAACACCACCCCCCCTGTTTCCGACCAGTTCACGGTCGGCCTGCGCCACACCTTCGGTCCCGTCCTGGCCTCCGCGAGCTACGCGGGCGCACGCAGCACCCACGGTTTCACCTACATCTTCGGCAACCGCCGGCCGGACGGCGAGTGCTGCTTCGCGGTGCCCGGCTTCTCCAACATCCTCCTCTCCAGCGACACCAAGAAGGCCTGGTACGACGCGCTCTTCGTGACCCTGGAGAAGCCGTTCACCTCCGCCTCCAAGTGGGGGATGACCCTCACCTACACCCTGGGCCGGGCGGACGAGATCGGGGGCGACAATTTCAGCCTCGACTACCCCAGCGTCTCGGCCTACCCGCGGCATCCCACCCAGACCGACGAGCGCAACCGCATCGTGGCCACGGGGATCTACCAGCTGCCCCAGGGCTTTCGGGCGAGCGCCTTCATCGTCCTCAGCTCGGGGGTCGGCTTCACCCTCATTGACGACACGCAGGGGTTCGGGATCAACCAGCGGAAGATCCTGCTCTACGCGGGTCGACCGAACGAGACCTTCGCCTTCCAGAGCATCGACCTCAGACTCGACAAGGATTTCAAGATCTCCGGCAAGAGCCACGTCGAGCTCTCGGCCCAGGTCTTCAACCTCTTCAATCACGACAACTTCACCGGCTATGATGGCTTTGAGCCGCCGCTCCCGAACGTGAACGCCAACTTCGGAACGCCGAACACCGAAGACCCGAAGCGGCGCTTCCAGTTCGGGCTGAGTTTCCGCTTCTAG